The following are encoded in a window of Drosophila simulans strain w501 chromosome 3L, Prin_Dsim_3.1, whole genome shotgun sequence genomic DNA:
- the LOC6736916 gene encoding ubiquitin carboxyl-terminal hydrolase 36 isoform X2: MPVSMAVCETANVVNAALRESLGGNSSAGSSTDQAKSGEDTNGSLQNHIVANAKRILMAKIEYEEVPNYHESVLENLKSKYIVIKPGNPGAINGFSGKNNTGKLVGANGHDNNGARKQAEHPNNQSHHNHPHPTSNPNELPKPKRVLYPRENIRIGWKQSERKWQVGTGMINVGNTCYLNSTLQALLHIPALANWLVSEQAHLADCNVAEPGSGCIICAMAKTLLATQSNQSAVRPFLIYSKLKQICKHMVVGRQEDAHEFLRFLVEAMERAYLMRFRNYKELDQLVKETTPLGQIFGGYLRSEVRCLSCNHVSITFQHFQDLLLDIRKADSLEDAFEGHFSRERLEDMGYKCEGCKKKVSATKQFSLERAPITLCIQLKRFSMIGNKLTKQISFKPRIDLSKYAARSPAAQAQPLTYRLVSMVTHLGASQHCGHYTAIGSTDTGSFYNFDDSYVRPITMQNVCNTNAYIMFFELDLSQAASPPANRPNGVRLTNGHSTTPVPAATVSSPSPTRFIGPQLPPVGANGYTNGNAQKTAIQFKQQNQQNGLQLGTGKFQDTAKPPLVGAYAKGEATSAPTANGNKSSSPSSNSSSNHKSINQQQYLPISSDDEDIDDEMKPGPTTAQLPSMPNMTEDSTEPKAKSPVKIHLKTPVKTPLKSLVPYESASEEEEAPLPNPRQSTEGEDFSESDQESGQTNGHSKTNGSLTNGSASSSVHVNNSKQKTDAIDEIFKSLKKSADSEEDDDEEEPSIQLTNGWHPQKQSQSQSKAPPSPKTPPSPAVIKSKTGIWKVTRNDEVDAIDDDDDAVVVEGAPVKIPTPNKTHRNPFSSSKPSTDSPATPGAKRQKLLNGSALKSHQQPRVGNGYQSNVTSNGSTVNELLKQSYRGYGASVLSWNGKPAELEKEPFELVCAKRIAGHGSVEGSDIVEGSVAVDAAVTSSSDSNDVVVIAVAVSDATADAPDPDRLTDGR; this comes from the exons ATGCCCGTTTCGATGGCCGTATGCGAAACGGCGAATGTAGTCAACGCAGCGCTGCGCGAATCCCTTGGCGGCAACTCCTCCGCCGGCTCGTCGACTGACCAGGCCAAGAGCGGCGAGGACACCAACGGCAGCCTGCAAAATCACATCGTGGCCAATGCTAAGCGCATCCTGATGGCCAAAATCGAATACGAGGAGGTGCCCAACTACCACGAATCGGTGCTGGAGAACCTCAAGTCCAAATATATTGTCATCAAGCCGGGAAATCCAGGCGCCATCAATGGCTTTAGTGGCAAAAACAATACAGGCAAACTTGTGGGCGCAAATGGACATG ACAATAACGGCGCCCGCAAGCAAGCGGAGCACCCGAACAATCAGTCGCACCACAATCATCCGCATCCAACAAGCAATCCCAATGAGTTGCCCAAGCCGAAGAGGGTCCTCTATCCGCGGGAGAACATACGCATTGGCTGGAAGCAGTCGGAGCGCAAATGGCAGGTGGGCACGGGCATGATCAATGTGGGCAACACCTGCTACCTCAACTCAACGCTTCAGGCGCTCCTGCACATACCCGCCCTGGCCAATTGGCTCGTTTCGGAGCAGGCGCATCTGGCTGACTGCAATGTGGCCGAACCTGGCAGCGGTTGCATCATTTGCGCCATGGCCAAAACACTTTTGGCCACCCAAAGCAATCAGTCGGCCGTCAGGCCCTTCCTCATCTACTCGAAGCTAAAGCAGATCTGCAAACACATGGTCGTTGGTCGCCAGGAGGATGCGCACGAGTTCCTGCGCTTCCTGGTCGAGGCCATGGAGCGGGCGTATCTAATGCGGTTCCGCAACTACAAAGAGCTGGATCAGCTGGTAAAGGAGACCACGCCCCTGGGACAGATCTTTGGGGGCTATCTGCGCAGCGAGGTGCGGTGTCTGAGCTGCAACCATGTGTCCATCACGTTTCAGCACTTCCAGGATCTGTTGCTCGACATCCGCAAGGCAGACTCCTTGGAGGATGCTTTCGAGGGACACTTCTCTCGAGAACGGCTAGAGGATATGGGCTACAAGTGCGAGGGATGCAAGAAGAAG GTATCTGCCACAAAGCAGTTCTCTTTGGAGCGTGCCCCAATCACGCTTTGTATACAGCTGAAGCGATTCTCCATGATCGGCAACAAACTGACCAAGCAGATCTCCTTCAAGCCACGCATCGATTTGAGCAAATACGCAGCCCGTTCACCAGCGGCTCAGGCTCAACCGCTTACCTATCGCCTGGTGTCGATGGTCACTCACTTGGGAGCGTCCCAGCACTGCGGTCACTACACGGCCATTGGATCCACGGATACGGGCAGCTTTTACAACTTCGACGACAGCTACGTGCGGCCAATCACAATGCAGAATGTGTGCAACACAAATGCCTATATTATGTTTTTCGAACTGGATCTCTCACAGGCTGCCAGTCCGCCGGCCAACAGGCCCAATGGAGTGCGTTTGACCAACGGACACAGCACAACGCCAGTGCCGGCGGCGACTGTGTCTTCGCCTTCACCAACGCGTTTCATTGGTCCTCAACTGCCGCCGGTTGGAGCAAACGGTTACACCAATGGCAATGCCCAGAAAACCGCCATCCAGTTTAAGCAGCAAAACCAGCAGAACGGACTCCAGCTGGGGACCGGAAAGTTTCAGGACACTGCGAAGCCTCCACTGGTTGGCGCATACGCTAAAGGCGAAGCTACTTCAGCTCCCACTGCAAATGGTAACAAGAGTTCCTCCccaagcagcaacagcagcagcaaccacaaatCAATAAACCAGCAACAATATCTGCCAATATCCTCGGACGATGAAGACATCGATGATGAGATGAAGCCCGGGCCAACGACAGCCCAGCTACCGAGCATGCCCAATATGACGGAGGATAGTACGGAGCCTAAGGCAAAGTCTCCTGTAAAGATTCATTTAAAGACTCCCGTCAAAACGCCACTGAAAAGTCTAGTGCCCTACGAATCCGCCtctgaggaggaggaggcgccTCTACCGAATCCCCGCCAGAGTACAGAAGGGGAGGATTTTAGCGAGTCGGACCAAGAGTCTGGCCAGACCAATGGTCACAGTAAGACCAATGGCAGCCTCACCAACGGCTCAGCCTCGTCATCGGTTCACGttaacaacagcaaacaaaagactgATGCCATAGACGAGATATTCAAGAGCCTGAAAAAGTCCGCAGACAGTGAagaagacgacgacgaggaggagcccAGCATTCAGCTAACAAATGGATGGCACCCACAGAAGCAATCACAGTCTCAAAGCAAAGCACCACCATCGCCCAAGACGCCACCCTCGCCAGCGGTCATCAAATCGAAGACGGGTATCTGGAAAGTTACGCGTAACGATGAGGTCGATGCTatcgacgatgatgatgacgccgTGGTGGTGGAAGGAGCGCCGGTGAAAATTCCAACGCCCAATAAGACCCATCGCAATCCCTTCTCGAGTAGCAAACCCTCCACGGACTCGCCCGCAACGCCAGGCGCCAAGCGCCAAAAGTTGCTCAACGGCAGTGCGCTCAAGTCGCACCAGCAGCCAAGGGTGGGCAATGGCTACCAGAGCAATGTCACCTCGAATGGAAGCACCGTCAATGAGCTGCTGAAGCAATCGTATCGTGGATACGGCGCCTCCGTGCTCAGTTGGAATGGCAAGCCGGCGGAGCTCGAAAAGGAG CCTTTTGAGTTGGTTTGTGCGAAACGGATAGCTGGTCACGGCAGTGTGGAAGGCAGCGATATCGTCGAGGGCTCGGTGGCAGTCGACGCGGCAGTGACTAGTAGCAGTGACAGTAACGACGTGGTCGTAATTGCAGTGGCGGTATCAGACGCGACCGCTGACGCACCCGATCCGGATCGTCTCACGGACGGCCGGTAG
- the LOC6736916 gene encoding ubiquitin carboxyl-terminal hydrolase 36 isoform X4, with amino-acid sequence MLHSLVPRYNKCVPFPTLRTDNNGARKQAEHPNNQSHHNHPHPTSNPNELPKPKRVLYPRENIRIGWKQSERKWQVGTGMINVGNTCYLNSTLQALLHIPALANWLVSEQAHLADCNVAEPGSGCIICAMAKTLLATQSNQSAVRPFLIYSKLKQICKHMVVGRQEDAHEFLRFLVEAMERAYLMRFRNYKELDQLVKETTPLGQIFGGYLRSEVRCLSCNHVSITFQHFQDLLLDIRKADSLEDAFEGHFSRERLEDMGYKCEGCKKKVSATKQFSLERAPITLCIQLKRFSMIGNKLTKQISFKPRIDLSKYAARSPAAQAQPLTYRLVSMVTHLGASQHCGHYTAIGSTDTGSFYNFDDSYVRPITMQNVCNTNAYIMFFELDLSQAASPPANRPNGVRLTNGHSTTPVPAATVSSPSPTRFIGPQLPPVGANGYTNGNAQKTAIQFKQQNQQNGLQLGTGKFQDTAKPPLVGAYAKGEATSAPTANGNKSSSPSSNSSSNHKSINQQQYLPISSDDEDIDDEMKPGPTTAQLPSMPNMTEDSTEPKAKSPVKIHLKTPVKTPLKSLVPYESASEEEEAPLPNPRQSTEGEDFSESDQESGQTNGHSKTNGSLTNGSASSSVHVNNSKQKTDAIDEIFKSLKKSADSEEDDDEEEPSIQLTNGWHPQKQSQSQSKAPPSPKTPPSPAVIKSKTGIWKVTRNDEVDAIDDDDDAVVVEGAPVKIPTPNKTHRNPFSSSKPSTDSPATPGAKRQKLLNGSALKSHQQPRVGNGYQSNVTSNGSTVNELLKQSYRGYGASVLSWNGKPAELEKEPFELVCAKRIAGHGSVEGSDIVEGSVAVDAAVTSSSDSNDVVVIAVAVSDATADAPDPDRLTDGR; translated from the exons ATGCTGCACAGTCTGGTGCCTAGGTACAATAAATGTGTACCCTTTCCAACACTGCGAACAG ACAATAACGGCGCCCGCAAGCAAGCGGAGCACCCGAACAATCAGTCGCACCACAATCATCCGCATCCAACAAGCAATCCCAATGAGTTGCCCAAGCCGAAGAGGGTCCTCTATCCGCGGGAGAACATACGCATTGGCTGGAAGCAGTCGGAGCGCAAATGGCAGGTGGGCACGGGCATGATCAATGTGGGCAACACCTGCTACCTCAACTCAACGCTTCAGGCGCTCCTGCACATACCCGCCCTGGCCAATTGGCTCGTTTCGGAGCAGGCGCATCTGGCTGACTGCAATGTGGCCGAACCTGGCAGCGGTTGCATCATTTGCGCCATGGCCAAAACACTTTTGGCCACCCAAAGCAATCAGTCGGCCGTCAGGCCCTTCCTCATCTACTCGAAGCTAAAGCAGATCTGCAAACACATGGTCGTTGGTCGCCAGGAGGATGCGCACGAGTTCCTGCGCTTCCTGGTCGAGGCCATGGAGCGGGCGTATCTAATGCGGTTCCGCAACTACAAAGAGCTGGATCAGCTGGTAAAGGAGACCACGCCCCTGGGACAGATCTTTGGGGGCTATCTGCGCAGCGAGGTGCGGTGTCTGAGCTGCAACCATGTGTCCATCACGTTTCAGCACTTCCAGGATCTGTTGCTCGACATCCGCAAGGCAGACTCCTTGGAGGATGCTTTCGAGGGACACTTCTCTCGAGAACGGCTAGAGGATATGGGCTACAAGTGCGAGGGATGCAAGAAGAAG GTATCTGCCACAAAGCAGTTCTCTTTGGAGCGTGCCCCAATCACGCTTTGTATACAGCTGAAGCGATTCTCCATGATCGGCAACAAACTGACCAAGCAGATCTCCTTCAAGCCACGCATCGATTTGAGCAAATACGCAGCCCGTTCACCAGCGGCTCAGGCTCAACCGCTTACCTATCGCCTGGTGTCGATGGTCACTCACTTGGGAGCGTCCCAGCACTGCGGTCACTACACGGCCATTGGATCCACGGATACGGGCAGCTTTTACAACTTCGACGACAGCTACGTGCGGCCAATCACAATGCAGAATGTGTGCAACACAAATGCCTATATTATGTTTTTCGAACTGGATCTCTCACAGGCTGCCAGTCCGCCGGCCAACAGGCCCAATGGAGTGCGTTTGACCAACGGACACAGCACAACGCCAGTGCCGGCGGCGACTGTGTCTTCGCCTTCACCAACGCGTTTCATTGGTCCTCAACTGCCGCCGGTTGGAGCAAACGGTTACACCAATGGCAATGCCCAGAAAACCGCCATCCAGTTTAAGCAGCAAAACCAGCAGAACGGACTCCAGCTGGGGACCGGAAAGTTTCAGGACACTGCGAAGCCTCCACTGGTTGGCGCATACGCTAAAGGCGAAGCTACTTCAGCTCCCACTGCAAATGGTAACAAGAGTTCCTCCccaagcagcaacagcagcagcaaccacaaatCAATAAACCAGCAACAATATCTGCCAATATCCTCGGACGATGAAGACATCGATGATGAGATGAAGCCCGGGCCAACGACAGCCCAGCTACCGAGCATGCCCAATATGACGGAGGATAGTACGGAGCCTAAGGCAAAGTCTCCTGTAAAGATTCATTTAAAGACTCCCGTCAAAACGCCACTGAAAAGTCTAGTGCCCTACGAATCCGCCtctgaggaggaggaggcgccTCTACCGAATCCCCGCCAGAGTACAGAAGGGGAGGATTTTAGCGAGTCGGACCAAGAGTCTGGCCAGACCAATGGTCACAGTAAGACCAATGGCAGCCTCACCAACGGCTCAGCCTCGTCATCGGTTCACGttaacaacagcaaacaaaagactgATGCCATAGACGAGATATTCAAGAGCCTGAAAAAGTCCGCAGACAGTGAagaagacgacgacgaggaggagcccAGCATTCAGCTAACAAATGGATGGCACCCACAGAAGCAATCACAGTCTCAAAGCAAAGCACCACCATCGCCCAAGACGCCACCCTCGCCAGCGGTCATCAAATCGAAGACGGGTATCTGGAAAGTTACGCGTAACGATGAGGTCGATGCTatcgacgatgatgatgacgccgTGGTGGTGGAAGGAGCGCCGGTGAAAATTCCAACGCCCAATAAGACCCATCGCAATCCCTTCTCGAGTAGCAAACCCTCCACGGACTCGCCCGCAACGCCAGGCGCCAAGCGCCAAAAGTTGCTCAACGGCAGTGCGCTCAAGTCGCACCAGCAGCCAAGGGTGGGCAATGGCTACCAGAGCAATGTCACCTCGAATGGAAGCACCGTCAATGAGCTGCTGAAGCAATCGTATCGTGGATACGGCGCCTCCGTGCTCAGTTGGAATGGCAAGCCGGCGGAGCTCGAAAAGGAG CCTTTTGAGTTGGTTTGTGCGAAACGGATAGCTGGTCACGGCAGTGTGGAAGGCAGCGATATCGTCGAGGGCTCGGTGGCAGTCGACGCGGCAGTGACTAGTAGCAGTGACAGTAACGACGTGGTCGTAATTGCAGTGGCGGTATCAGACGCGACCGCTGACGCACCCGATCCGGATCGTCTCACGGACGGCCGGTAG
- the LOC6736916 gene encoding ubiquitin carboxyl-terminal hydrolase 36 isoform X1, producing the protein MPVSMAVCETANVVNAALRESLGGNSSAGSSTDQAKSGEDTNGSLQNHIVANAKRILMAKIEYEEVPNYHESVLENLKSKYIVIKPGNPGAINGFSGKNNTGKLVGANGHDNNGARKQAEHPNNQSHHNHPHPTSNPNELPKPKRVLYPRENIRIGWKQSERKWQVGTGMINVGNTCYLNSTLQALLHIPALANWLVSEQAHLADCNVAEPGSGCIICAMAKTLLATQSNQSAVRPFLIYSKLKQICKHMVVGRQEDAHEFLRFLVEAMERAYLMRFRNYKELDQLVKETTPLGQIFGGYLRSEVRCLSCNHVSITFQHFQDLLLDIRKADSLEDAFEGHFSRERLEDMGYKCEGCKKKVSATKQFSLERAPITLCIQLKRFSMIGNKLTKQISFKPRIDLSKYAARSPAAQAQPLTYRLVSMVTHLGASQHCGHYTAIGSTDTGSFYNFDDSYVRPITMQNVCNTNAYIMFFELDLSQAASPPANRPNGVRLTNGHSTTPVPAATVSSPSPTRFIGPQLPPVGANGYTNGNAQKTAIQFKQQNQQNGLQLGTGKFQDTAKPPLVGAYAKGEATSAPTANGNKSSSPSSNSSSNHKSINQQQYLPISSDDEDIDDEMKPGPTTAQLPSMPNMTEDSTEPKAKSPVKIHLKTPVKTPLKSLVPYESASEEEEAPLPNPRQSTEGEDFSESDQESGQTNGHSKTNGSLTNGSASSSVHVNNSKQKTDAIDEIFKSLKKSADSEEDDDEEEPSIQLTNGWHPQKQSQSQSKAPPSPKTPPSPAVIKSKTGIWKVTRNDEVDAIDDDDDAVVVEGAPVKIPTPNKTHRNPFSSSKPSTDSPATPGAKRQKLLNGSALKSHQQPRVGNGYQSNVTSNGSTVNELLKQSYRGYGASVLSWNGKPAELEKELLVDAREQRQRDLDDDEENEMDRGRQRKVKSGSAKGNNASNSTPGYNPFQEYEGQKRWNKNGGGGGFSRFHNQNYRQNFQQRNKFKFNRFGGQGSAKFQQQRALQRHLSAGGGFSRRQPSAQQQQQT; encoded by the exons ATGCCCGTTTCGATGGCCGTATGCGAAACGGCGAATGTAGTCAACGCAGCGCTGCGCGAATCCCTTGGCGGCAACTCCTCCGCCGGCTCGTCGACTGACCAGGCCAAGAGCGGCGAGGACACCAACGGCAGCCTGCAAAATCACATCGTGGCCAATGCTAAGCGCATCCTGATGGCCAAAATCGAATACGAGGAGGTGCCCAACTACCACGAATCGGTGCTGGAGAACCTCAAGTCCAAATATATTGTCATCAAGCCGGGAAATCCAGGCGCCATCAATGGCTTTAGTGGCAAAAACAATACAGGCAAACTTGTGGGCGCAAATGGACATG ACAATAACGGCGCCCGCAAGCAAGCGGAGCACCCGAACAATCAGTCGCACCACAATCATCCGCATCCAACAAGCAATCCCAATGAGTTGCCCAAGCCGAAGAGGGTCCTCTATCCGCGGGAGAACATACGCATTGGCTGGAAGCAGTCGGAGCGCAAATGGCAGGTGGGCACGGGCATGATCAATGTGGGCAACACCTGCTACCTCAACTCAACGCTTCAGGCGCTCCTGCACATACCCGCCCTGGCCAATTGGCTCGTTTCGGAGCAGGCGCATCTGGCTGACTGCAATGTGGCCGAACCTGGCAGCGGTTGCATCATTTGCGCCATGGCCAAAACACTTTTGGCCACCCAAAGCAATCAGTCGGCCGTCAGGCCCTTCCTCATCTACTCGAAGCTAAAGCAGATCTGCAAACACATGGTCGTTGGTCGCCAGGAGGATGCGCACGAGTTCCTGCGCTTCCTGGTCGAGGCCATGGAGCGGGCGTATCTAATGCGGTTCCGCAACTACAAAGAGCTGGATCAGCTGGTAAAGGAGACCACGCCCCTGGGACAGATCTTTGGGGGCTATCTGCGCAGCGAGGTGCGGTGTCTGAGCTGCAACCATGTGTCCATCACGTTTCAGCACTTCCAGGATCTGTTGCTCGACATCCGCAAGGCAGACTCCTTGGAGGATGCTTTCGAGGGACACTTCTCTCGAGAACGGCTAGAGGATATGGGCTACAAGTGCGAGGGATGCAAGAAGAAG GTATCTGCCACAAAGCAGTTCTCTTTGGAGCGTGCCCCAATCACGCTTTGTATACAGCTGAAGCGATTCTCCATGATCGGCAACAAACTGACCAAGCAGATCTCCTTCAAGCCACGCATCGATTTGAGCAAATACGCAGCCCGTTCACCAGCGGCTCAGGCTCAACCGCTTACCTATCGCCTGGTGTCGATGGTCACTCACTTGGGAGCGTCCCAGCACTGCGGTCACTACACGGCCATTGGATCCACGGATACGGGCAGCTTTTACAACTTCGACGACAGCTACGTGCGGCCAATCACAATGCAGAATGTGTGCAACACAAATGCCTATATTATGTTTTTCGAACTGGATCTCTCACAGGCTGCCAGTCCGCCGGCCAACAGGCCCAATGGAGTGCGTTTGACCAACGGACACAGCACAACGCCAGTGCCGGCGGCGACTGTGTCTTCGCCTTCACCAACGCGTTTCATTGGTCCTCAACTGCCGCCGGTTGGAGCAAACGGTTACACCAATGGCAATGCCCAGAAAACCGCCATCCAGTTTAAGCAGCAAAACCAGCAGAACGGACTCCAGCTGGGGACCGGAAAGTTTCAGGACACTGCGAAGCCTCCACTGGTTGGCGCATACGCTAAAGGCGAAGCTACTTCAGCTCCCACTGCAAATGGTAACAAGAGTTCCTCCccaagcagcaacagcagcagcaaccacaaatCAATAAACCAGCAACAATATCTGCCAATATCCTCGGACGATGAAGACATCGATGATGAGATGAAGCCCGGGCCAACGACAGCCCAGCTACCGAGCATGCCCAATATGACGGAGGATAGTACGGAGCCTAAGGCAAAGTCTCCTGTAAAGATTCATTTAAAGACTCCCGTCAAAACGCCACTGAAAAGTCTAGTGCCCTACGAATCCGCCtctgaggaggaggaggcgccTCTACCGAATCCCCGCCAGAGTACAGAAGGGGAGGATTTTAGCGAGTCGGACCAAGAGTCTGGCCAGACCAATGGTCACAGTAAGACCAATGGCAGCCTCACCAACGGCTCAGCCTCGTCATCGGTTCACGttaacaacagcaaacaaaagactgATGCCATAGACGAGATATTCAAGAGCCTGAAAAAGTCCGCAGACAGTGAagaagacgacgacgaggaggagcccAGCATTCAGCTAACAAATGGATGGCACCCACAGAAGCAATCACAGTCTCAAAGCAAAGCACCACCATCGCCCAAGACGCCACCCTCGCCAGCGGTCATCAAATCGAAGACGGGTATCTGGAAAGTTACGCGTAACGATGAGGTCGATGCTatcgacgatgatgatgacgccgTGGTGGTGGAAGGAGCGCCGGTGAAAATTCCAACGCCCAATAAGACCCATCGCAATCCCTTCTCGAGTAGCAAACCCTCCACGGACTCGCCCGCAACGCCAGGCGCCAAGCGCCAAAAGTTGCTCAACGGCAGTGCGCTCAAGTCGCACCAGCAGCCAAGGGTGGGCAATGGCTACCAGAGCAATGTCACCTCGAATGGAAGCACCGTCAATGAGCTGCTGAAGCAATCGTATCGTGGATACGGCGCCTCCGTGCTCAGTTGGAATGGCAAGCCGGCGGAGCTCGAAAAGGAG CTACTGGTGGATGCGCgcgagcagcggcagcgggacctcgacgacgacgaagaGAACGAGATGGATCGTGGACGTCAGCGGAAGGTGAAGTCCGGTTCGGCTAAGGGAAacaatgccagcaacagcacGCCCGGTTACAACCCATTCCAGGAGTACGAGGGCCAGAAGCGCTGGAACAAGAACGGCGGAGGTGGTGGATTTTCTCGATTCCACAATCAGAACTATCGCCAGAACTTCCAGCAGCGCAACAAGTTCAAATTCAACCGCTTCGGAGGACAAGGCAGCGCGAagttccagcagcagcgagcCCTGCAACGACACCTGTCCGCCGGCGGTGGCTTCAGCCGGCGACAACCttcggcgcagcagcagcagcaaacctAA